Proteins co-encoded in one Thermodesulfobacteriota bacterium genomic window:
- a CDS encoding type II toxin-antitoxin system VapC family toxin — SGLLRGRHEITLVLDAADEVYLPAVVIGELLAGFKRGNAEQRNKEILARFLAVSKVATVALDEETAERYAVILDFLRRQGSPIPTNDLWIAAVAMQHGLVLVTADRHFSSVPQVVTALVGTEAPAVRPHQQEP; from the coding sequence ACTCCGGCCTCCTGCGCGGCCGCCACGAGATCACCCTGGTACTGGATGCTGCCGACGAGGTGTACCTGCCGGCCGTGGTCATCGGCGAGCTCCTGGCCGGGTTCAAGAGGGGCAACGCCGAGCAGCGCAACAAGGAGATCCTGGCCCGTTTCCTCGCCGTTTCCAAGGTGGCCACGGTGGCCCTGGACGAGGAAACCGCCGAACGTTACGCGGTGATTCTGGATTTCCTGCGGCGGCAGGGCTCACCCATTCCAACCAATGACCTGTGGATTGCGGCTGTGGCCATGCAGCATGGTCTGGTACTGGTCACTGCCGACCGCCATTTTTCCAGTGTGCCGCAAGTGGTGACGGCCCTGGTGGGCACGGAGGCACCCGCCGTCCGTCCTCATCAACAAGAGCCCTAG
- a CDS encoding glycosyltransferase, with protein MTSAVPGRQIPADTTLLDLARANNQPALQQWLASQAEPLAGARELLVAARQAMTGGLRDEARVLLRAILAGSKEPSLVQPVASLLGDLALAAGDWLEARGCFQQLPVNNQTWPRLLATYTESLDLPGLAELAEIIGGQGPSPALLASLVAAGDRIVARLAAQEEIAAGHRQRYEENAALLARIAPGFFERLAPWGFPDQVFSSAIALPEGLFLRTAGGWQRLALAELAGKYRPDQLLSEFTEGVLVRCLTLEHLARFLAGVATDAPSFLKATCFLAVPPGVLQLGLALLDLGTLARCDFIFRLLDPDRFEADLAAVIRQENLILPTRSVGFQPDDATFVQENVTPLLERLRDEIKVEVANGMTRLAHLYPPDFGASLPEKIGRGGLRVMSFTSRFSTFVQHCTASFMRALGDQDCQTRVVIEGPYDPPGFRLDHRLRYIADFQPDLLLLVDHLKQESGLPATIPCVSWIQDKLEPVTSGRHVQKIGHNDLLLVQTYLEDLHHLGYPNLVRFPVPADEQIFDTAPATDRCERAIAYVNHCPNPAASLLPEPAANHALNERIHALLAPAFTDSRSMPITLADYQAVLRPILDDSQTTSGFYEEIRATIGNYLLRTEVLGWLVQSGRDLDIYGKGWERQPLLAPYARGPVQPGPDLVQVYNRTAVNLHMHPFTTTHQRVFEAILAGSLVLVYRLDDDRDLNPLEQYLAEGEGYLFFRNREDLSHKIGEILDAPQRRLAIIERGRAKVRERFTYAVAARQLLALVAHHFGAPSPAPENAP; from the coding sequence ATGACTTCCGCCGTCCCCGGCCGACAGATTCCGGCCGACACCACTCTTCTCGACTTGGCCCGGGCCAACAACCAGCCGGCCCTGCAGCAGTGGCTGGCCAGCCAGGCCGAGCCCCTGGCCGGGGCCCGGGAGCTGCTGGTGGCCGCCCGCCAGGCCATGACCGGCGGACTTCGGGACGAGGCCCGGGTGCTCCTGCGGGCCATCCTGGCCGGCAGCAAGGAGCCGTCCCTGGTGCAGCCGGTGGCGAGCCTCCTGGGGGACCTGGCCCTGGCAGCCGGCGACTGGCTGGAGGCCCGGGGGTGCTTCCAGCAGCTGCCGGTGAACAACCAGACCTGGCCCCGGCTCCTGGCCACCTATACCGAAAGCCTGGATCTGCCTGGCCTGGCGGAACTGGCCGAGATCATCGGCGGCCAGGGGCCGTCCCCGGCCCTTCTGGCCAGCCTGGTGGCGGCCGGCGACCGGATCGTGGCCCGGCTTGCGGCCCAGGAGGAGATCGCGGCCGGGCATCGCCAGCGCTACGAGGAGAATGCCGCGCTTCTGGCCCGAATCGCCCCGGGCTTCTTCGAGCGCCTGGCGCCCTGGGGATTTCCGGACCAGGTCTTCAGTTCGGCCATCGCCCTGCCGGAGGGCCTGTTCCTGCGCACGGCCGGCGGCTGGCAGCGGCTGGCCTTGGCCGAGCTGGCTGGCAAGTATCGGCCAGACCAGCTTCTGAGCGAGTTCACGGAAGGGGTTCTGGTCCGCTGTCTAACCCTGGAGCACCTGGCCCGCTTCCTGGCCGGCGTCGCCACCGATGCCCCGAGCTTCCTGAAGGCCACCTGCTTTCTCGCCGTCCCCCCGGGTGTCCTCCAACTCGGCCTGGCCCTCCTGGATCTCGGTACTCTGGCGCGGTGTGACTTCATCTTCCGGCTCCTGGATCCGGACCGGTTCGAAGCGGATCTGGCGGCGGTCATCCGGCAGGAGAACCTGATCCTGCCCACCCGCTCGGTGGGCTTCCAGCCAGACGACGCTACCTTTGTCCAGGAAAACGTGACCCCCCTTCTGGAACGTCTGCGGGATGAAATCAAGGTGGAGGTCGCAAACGGCATGACCCGCCTGGCGCACCTCTATCCGCCGGACTTCGGCGCCAGCTTGCCGGAGAAGATCGGCCGCGGCGGGCTCAGGGTCATGTCCTTCACCTCCCGCTTCAGCACCTTTGTCCAGCACTGCACCGCCAGCTTCATGCGGGCGCTCGGGGACCAGGACTGCCAGACGCGGGTGGTCATCGAAGGGCCTTACGATCCGCCGGGATTCCGCCTGGACCATCGCCTGCGCTACATCGCCGATTTTCAGCCCGACCTTCTTCTGCTCGTGGATCATCTCAAGCAGGAGTCCGGGCTCCCCGCCACCATCCCGTGTGTGAGCTGGATCCAGGACAAGCTGGAGCCGGTCACCTCGGGCCGCCACGTGCAGAAGATCGGGCACAACGACCTCCTGCTCGTCCAGACCTACCTGGAAGACCTGCACCATCTCGGCTACCCCAACCTGGTGCGCTTCCCGGTGCCGGCCGACGAGCAGATCTTCGACACCGCCCCTGCCACGGACCGTTGCGAGCGGGCGATCGCCTACGTCAACCACTGCCCCAACCCGGCGGCGTCCCTGTTGCCCGAGCCGGCGGCCAATCACGCGCTCAATGAGCGGATCCACGCCCTGCTCGCCCCTGCCTTCACGGACAGCCGGTCCATGCCGATCACCCTTGCCGATTACCAGGCCGTGCTGCGGCCGATCCTCGACGATTCCCAGACCACCAGTGGCTTCTACGAAGAGATCCGCGCTACCATCGGCAACTATCTCCTCCGTACCGAGGTCCTGGGCTGGCTTGTGCAGTCTGGGCGGGATCTTGACATCTACGGCAAGGGCTGGGAGCGGCAGCCTCTGCTGGCGCCCTATGCCCGAGGGCCGGTCCAGCCCGGACCCGACCTGGTCCAGGTCTACAACCGGACGGCCGTCAACCTCCACATGCACCCCTTTACCACCACCCACCAGCGGGTGTTCGAGGCGATCCTGGCCGGCAGCCTGGTCCTCGTCTACCGGCTGGATGACGACCGGGACCTCAATCCCCTGGAGCAGTACCTCGCCGAGGGCGAAGGCTACCTCTTCTTCCGCAACCGGGAGGATCTGAGCCATAAAATCGGGGAGATCCTGGACGCCCCCCAGAGGCGCCTGGCCATCATCGAGCGGGGCCGGGCCAAGGTGCGCGAGCGCTTCACCTATGCGGTGGCGGCCCGGCAGCTTCTGGCCCTGGTGGCCCACCATTTCGGTGCGCCTTCGCCCGCTCCCGAGAACGCGCCATGA
- a CDS encoding radical SAM protein, protein MSLTLEHHKLFSHWDRVHAWLQGEAVIPPTVEVSPSSACNHRCLMCGYDHLGHRRGIMDPALLQSICQDVAAAGVRGLVFAGDGEPFANRGLLPAMAASRAAGADVAVSTNGALIRDQDLPLLAELLTWIRFSVNGTEDEEYARVHGCDRRVFGEVWRRIEGLVAAKRRLASPVTIGVQMVLLPENIAGAARLAARAREAGVDYFVMKPFLHNPKNAYAAGVDYQAHAATLEAATTLATTGFTSQMRWDTVRCQPRGYRQCLAWPFLLYVRTDAALMPCLARQEEDRLSLGNLATGGFAALCRQARQGGVATAMAAIDVATCQPSCRHHSMNNALWQMLHPGPHRSFV, encoded by the coding sequence ATGAGCCTGACGTTGGAGCACCACAAGCTCTTTAGCCACTGGGACCGGGTGCACGCCTGGCTCCAGGGCGAGGCCGTGATCCCGCCCACGGTGGAGGTGAGCCCGTCTTCCGCCTGCAACCATCGCTGCCTCATGTGCGGCTACGACCATCTCGGCCACCGCCGGGGCATCATGGATCCGGCGCTGCTGCAGAGCATCTGCCAGGATGTGGCGGCGGCCGGCGTGCGGGGCCTGGTCTTTGCCGGCGACGGCGAGCCGTTTGCCAACCGCGGGCTCCTGCCGGCCATGGCCGCCTCCCGCGCCGCCGGCGCCGACGTAGCTGTCAGTACCAACGGCGCCCTGATCCGGGACCAGGACCTGCCGCTCCTGGCCGAGCTTCTGACCTGGATCCGCTTCAGCGTCAATGGCACCGAGGACGAGGAGTATGCCCGGGTCCACGGCTGCGACCGCCGGGTCTTCGGCGAGGTCTGGCGTCGCATCGAGGGGCTGGTAGCCGCCAAGCGGCGGCTGGCAAGCCCGGTCACCATCGGCGTGCAGATGGTGCTGCTGCCGGAGAACATTGCCGGTGCCGCCCGGCTGGCGGCCCGGGCCCGGGAGGCCGGGGTCGACTACTTCGTCATGAAGCCGTTCCTCCACAACCCGAAGAACGCCTACGCTGCCGGCGTCGACTACCAGGCCCACGCCGCGACCCTGGAGGCGGCGACCACCTTGGCCACGACCGGTTTCACCAGCCAGATGCGCTGGGACACCGTGCGCTGCCAGCCCCGCGGCTACCGCCAGTGCCTGGCCTGGCCCTTCCTGCTCTATGTCCGTACCGACGCTGCCCTCATGCCCTGCCTGGCCCGCCAGGAGGAAGACCGCCTGTCCCTGGGCAATCTGGCGACCGGCGGTTTCGCCGCCTTGTGCCGGCAGGCCCGCCAGGGTGGGGTGGCCACGGCCATGGCCGCCATCGATGTCGCCACCTGCCAGCCCAGCTGCCGGCACCACAGCATGAACAACGCCCTGTGGCAGATGCTGCATCCCGGCCCGCACCGGAGCTTCGTATGA
- a CDS encoding DegT/DnrJ/EryC1/StrS family aminotransferase yields the protein MSEPPIPFVDLAAHNRPLAEDLAAAFRSVLESGQYILGPVVEQLEQALAQYCGTRFAVGVSSGTDALFLAMRALGVGPGDEVITVPNTFVATVSTIIACGGRPVFVDVGDDLNMDVSRVEAAITPRTRAIIPVHLTGRPVAMAPLLDLAAARGIPVVEDAAQAMGALDHGRRVGSLGTLGCFSLHPLKVLPGVGDGGIITTGDAELARRLRALRNFGLVDRDTVAEWGYNCRLDPLQAALLLVKLPHLEGWIAARRRIAGRFRQRLASLVTVPLEAPDTKPVYQTFVIQSDRRQALQEHLARAGIETRIHYPVPLHLQPAARVLGHRRGDFPKAEALADRILSLPIYPELADTAVERIIHAIETFHGPRPVC from the coding sequence ATGAGCGAGCCCCCCATCCCCTTCGTGGACCTGGCCGCCCATAATCGGCCCCTGGCCGAGGACTTGGCCGCAGCCTTCCGGTCGGTGCTGGAATCCGGCCAGTACATCCTGGGGCCTGTCGTGGAACAGCTGGAACAGGCGCTGGCCCAGTACTGCGGCACCCGGTTTGCGGTGGGGGTGAGCTCCGGCACCGATGCCCTGTTTTTGGCCATGCGCGCCCTGGGCGTGGGACCGGGAGACGAGGTGATCACGGTGCCCAACACCTTTGTCGCCACCGTCTCCACCATCATCGCCTGCGGCGGCCGGCCGGTCTTCGTCGATGTGGGTGACGATCTCAATATGGATGTCAGCAGGGTGGAGGCGGCCATCACCCCCCGCACCCGCGCCATCATCCCGGTGCACCTCACCGGCCGGCCGGTGGCCATGGCCCCCTTGCTGGACCTGGCCGCCGCCCGGGGCATCCCGGTGGTGGAGGACGCGGCCCAGGCCATGGGCGCCCTTGACCATGGTCGCCGGGTGGGCTCCCTGGGCACCCTGGGGTGCTTCAGCCTGCACCCGTTGAAGGTCCTGCCTGGCGTCGGCGACGGCGGCATCATCACCACCGGCGATGCCGAGCTGGCCCGCCGCCTGCGGGCCCTGCGCAACTTTGGTCTCGTGGACCGGGACACCGTTGCTGAATGGGGCTACAACTGCCGCCTCGATCCCCTGCAGGCCGCTCTTCTTCTGGTGAAACTGCCCCATCTCGAAGGCTGGATCGCTGCCCGCCGCCGGATTGCCGGGCGCTTTCGCCAGCGGCTGGCGTCCCTGGTGACGGTGCCCCTGGAGGCCCCGGACACGAAGCCCGTCTACCAGACCTTCGTCATCCAGAGCGACCGGCGGCAGGCCCTGCAGGAGCACCTGGCCAGGGCCGGCATCGAAACCCGTATCCACTACCCGGTGCCCCTGCATCTGCAGCCAGCGGCCCGGGTCCTGGGCCACCGCCGGGGCGACTTCCCCAAGGCCGAGGCCCTGGCCGACCGCATCCTGTCACTCCCCATCTACCCCGAGCTGGCGGACACCGCCGTCGAGCGGATCATTCACGCCATCGAGACCTTCCATGGCCCGCGTCCTGTTTGTTGA
- a CDS encoding radical SAM protein: MARVLFVEHRLRNEKLGIMVLSAVLKQHGHETALVQTAQEDLDAVLDAFAPDWIAFSVMTGEHQRALATARAIKERRPVTTLFGGPHCSFFPEIGAEPGVDYVIQGAGEEIILEVLAGRLSPGVFRGNLVRDMDRLPFADRDLLYGEPRFRDNPIKNVMTLRDCPYNCAYCYNHLWKSLYADQRDGLFRRRSVENVLAEIAAIRERFPLAKINFLDDNFLFDGAWVESFCQAYRQEVGLPFLINVRANLVEERTVQMLREAGCEMVNFALESADPEVQRKILNRGAFTNEGVIRSIELFHLHGIRIRMQNMIGLPVPDPLADAMNTLRFNLEHRVEDSWVSIFQPYPRTRLAEYAVEHGFLKDASLDACAESFFDESRLVIPDRDKLNRLQKWWYFIVRHQLPEPVIDLLLELPMTREQGERLLATRFAMSRRYFYGLPDQAPTT; encoded by the coding sequence ATGGCCCGCGTCCTGTTTGTTGAGCATCGACTCCGGAACGAAAAGCTCGGCATCATGGTCCTGTCGGCGGTGCTCAAGCAGCACGGCCACGAAACCGCCCTGGTGCAAACCGCCCAGGAGGATCTGGACGCGGTCCTGGACGCCTTTGCCCCGGATTGGATCGCCTTTTCGGTGATGACCGGCGAGCACCAGCGGGCCTTGGCCACGGCCCGCGCCATCAAAGAGCGCCGCCCTGTGACCACCCTCTTCGGTGGCCCCCACTGCAGCTTCTTCCCGGAGATCGGCGCTGAGCCGGGGGTGGACTACGTCATCCAGGGGGCGGGGGAGGAGATCATCCTGGAGGTGCTGGCAGGCCGGCTGTCGCCAGGGGTCTTTCGGGGCAACCTGGTGCGGGACATGGACCGCCTGCCCTTTGCCGACCGGGATCTTCTCTATGGCGAGCCCCGGTTCCGGGACAACCCCATCAAGAACGTCATGACCCTCCGGGACTGCCCGTACAACTGCGCCTACTGCTACAACCACCTCTGGAAGAGCCTCTACGCCGACCAGCGGGATGGCCTCTTCCGGCGGCGGAGCGTCGAAAACGTGCTGGCGGAGATCGCCGCCATCCGGGAGCGCTTTCCCTTGGCCAAGATCAACTTCCTGGACGACAACTTCCTCTTCGACGGCGCCTGGGTGGAAAGCTTCTGCCAGGCTTACCGGCAGGAGGTCGGCCTGCCCTTTCTCATCAACGTCCGGGCCAACCTGGTGGAGGAGCGGACGGTGCAGATGCTCCGGGAGGCTGGCTGCGAGATGGTCAACTTCGCCCTGGAGTCAGCGGATCCCGAGGTGCAGCGCAAGATCCTCAACCGGGGCGCCTTCACCAACGAGGGCGTCATCCGCTCCATCGAGCTTTTCCACCTGCACGGCATCCGCATCCGCATGCAGAACATGATCGGCCTGCCGGTGCCGGATCCCCTGGCCGATGCCATGAACACCCTGCGCTTCAACCTGGAGCACCGGGTGGAGGACTCCTGGGTGTCGATCTTCCAGCCCTATCCCCGCACCCGGCTGGCCGAGTACGCGGTGGAGCACGGCTTCCTGAAGGATGCCAGCCTGGATGCCTGCGCCGAGAGCTTCTTCGACGAGTCGCGCCTGGTGATCCCGGACCGGGACAAGCTCAATCGGCTCCAGAAATGGTGGTACTTCATCGTCCGCCACCAGCTGCCCGAGCCGGTCATCGATCTCCTCCTGGAGCTGCCCATGACCCGGGAGCAGGGGGAGCGGCTGCTGGCCACCCGCTTCGCCATGAGCCGCCGGTACTTCTATGGTCTCCCCGACCAGGCACCCACGACATGA
- a CDS encoding helix-turn-helix transcriptional regulator — protein sequence MKSKHITKTEMASRMHTSRAVVNRLLDEDDTSITLATLARASLALGVPLRIEFAVNAEA from the coding sequence ATGAAATCCAAACATATTACCAAAACTGAGATGGCATCTCGGATGCACACCAGTCGCGCGGTGGTTAATCGCCTTCTCGATGAAGATGACACCAGTATCACATTGGCTACGCTGGCCCGCGCCAGCCTGGCACTCGGCGTGCCGCTAAGAATCGAATTTGCCGTCAACGCGGAGGCATAA
- a CDS encoding methyltransferase domain-containing protein: MIRTVLLGATPRSLDERRRLATPARRAAQTTDHQAFGYDYFDNPAAMGYGGYRYDGRFADEAARVARFFELVPSARILEIGCAKGYLLVEFAKLGFAVTGIDLSPYAVTQAHPLLAGCLRQGGAVDFDFPAGYFDLAIAKEVLPHMERDEVKATVQRLATWARHTLLVIQCVSAPAMAEAFLNWDSTHRLALTAGQWEELLEEVGYSGYVHFKDIV, encoded by the coding sequence ATGATCCGGACCGTTCTTCTCGGTGCCACACCCCGTTCCCTGGACGAACGCCGGCGCCTGGCCACCCCGGCTCGCCGCGCCGCCCAGACCACGGATCACCAGGCCTTCGGCTACGACTATTTCGACAACCCGGCGGCCATGGGCTACGGCGGCTACCGCTACGACGGCCGCTTTGCCGACGAGGCCGCCCGGGTGGCCCGCTTCTTCGAGCTGGTCCCTTCGGCCCGCATCCTGGAGATCGGCTGTGCCAAGGGCTATCTTCTGGTGGAGTTTGCCAAGCTCGGCTTTGCGGTGACCGGCATCGATCTGAGCCCGTACGCCGTGACCCAGGCCCACCCGCTTTTGGCGGGATGCCTCCGGCAGGGCGGGGCTGTGGACTTCGATTTCCCGGCGGGCTACTTCGACCTGGCCATCGCCAAGGAAGTGCTGCCGCACATGGAGCGGGACGAGGTCAAGGCCACGGTGCAGCGCCTGGCGACCTGGGCCCGCCACACCCTCCTGGTCATCCAGTGCGTGTCGGCGCCGGCCATGGCCGAGGCGTTTCTGAACTGGGACTCCACCCACCGGCTGGCCCTGACCGCCGGCCAGTGGGAGGAGCTGCTGGAAGAGGTGGGCTATTCAGGGTACGTCCATTTCAAGGACATTGTCTGA
- a CDS encoding acyltransferase, giving the protein MTEPEPIIRNGPQPPLFQSIAADVVLGQGVVLWQFVNLYGCVIGDGTYVGPFVEIQRTARVGARCKISSHSLICEGVTIGDEVFIGHHVSFATDRLPWATTRAGRPTTREDWQLLPIVVEDGAVIGSGSVILGGVTVGAGSVVGAGSVVTRSVAPGTIVAGNPARFLRHVRPEDRPAGEASP; this is encoded by the coding sequence ATGACCGAGCCGGAACCGATCATCCGCAACGGGCCGCAGCCGCCGCTCTTCCAGTCCATCGCCGCCGACGTCGTGCTCGGCCAGGGGGTGGTGCTCTGGCAGTTCGTCAACCTCTATGGTTGTGTCATCGGCGATGGAACCTATGTGGGCCCCTTTGTGGAGATCCAGCGCACGGCCCGGGTGGGGGCCCGCTGCAAGATCTCGTCCCACAGCCTGATCTGCGAAGGGGTGACCATCGGCGACGAGGTGTTCATCGGCCACCACGTGTCCTTTGCCACTGATCGCCTGCCCTGGGCGACCACCCGGGCCGGCCGGCCCACCACCCGGGAGGACTGGCAGCTTCTGCCCATCGTCGTCGAAGACGGGGCGGTCATCGGCTCGGGCAGCGTCATCCTGGGTGGGGTGACGGTGGGGGCCGGCTCGGTGGTGGGCGCCGGCTCGGTGGTGACCCGGTCCGTGGCCCCCGGTACCATCGTTGCCGGCAATCCGGCCCGGTTTCTCCGCCACGTCCGGCCCGAGGACCGGCCCGCTGGCGAGGCCAGTCCCTGA